The Candidatus Binatia bacterium genomic interval GCGTGCGACGGGCAGCGCGGCGCCGCGGCGGCTTCGCACGAAACGTGCGACGCGCAGCAGGCCATCGTCCCGCCGCAGGCAGGCCCCACGGCGCCACCGCCCACGGGCAGGGCCGCGATCAGGGCCTGGATGCCCAGAACGAGAGCGGCGGCAAGTCCGGAGAAAGCTCGTTTCATGGCCGGAAAGTGTAGCATGGGCGCCCCTTGACCGGCCGCGCCGCGGGTGCCAGAGTGAACGGCTCACCCTGGAACAGGAGATCCGATTGGGCAGCCTCAAAGTCCAGAACATCGCCGTGATCGGCGCGGGCGTGATGGGACGCGGCATCGCGCTGGTCTCGGCGCTCGCGGGCTTCGAGACCCGGGTCGTCGAGACGAACGCGGCGGCCGCCCAGTCCGCCCGCGGCGAGCTGGAGAAGATCCTCGCGCGCGGCCGCGAAAAGGGTGACTGGGACGACGCCGCGCTCGCCCGCGCCACGAAGAATCTCGGCTGGTCCGAGACCCTCGCCGGAGCGCAGGGCTGCGACCTGGTCATCGAGGCCGTCCCCGAAAGCATCGCGCTCAAGGCCGAGGTCTACCAGGGGATCGCATCCCACCTCGCCCCCGAGGCGGTGATCGCGACCAACACCTCGTCCCTGAGCATCACCGAGCTGGCCGCCACCTCCGGGCGCCCCGCGCGCTTCGTCGGCATGCACTTCTTCAACCCGGTCCACCGCATGCGCCTCATCGAATTGGTGAAGGGCCTGGAGACGGACGACGCCACGCTCGCCACCGCGGACGAGGTCTCCAAGCAGATGGGCAAGGAGACGGTGCTGGTTCGCGAGTCGCCCGGGTTCGTGACCTCGCGCGTGAACGTGCTGATCGGCAACGAGGCCTTCCACATGCTGGAATCGGGCGTCGCCTCCGCGCGCGACATCGACAAGGCGCTGAAGCTGGGCCTCAATCATCCGATGGGACCGTTCGAGCTGGTCGACCTGGTCGGTCTGGACACGCGCCTCAGCATCCTGGAATACTTGCACCGCTCGCTGGGCGAGCGCTTCCGCCCCAACCCGCTCCTGATCCAATACGTGAAAGCCGGCCGCCTGGGACGGAAGGTCGGACGCGGCATCTACGAGTACTCCCGCTAGGAGACGACATGGCCCCGAGTGATACGATTCCCGCGACCCTCCTCGCCTCCGGCGGAAAGCTCCTGATCGGCGCCGAGTGGCGCGAGGCGGCCTCCGGCAAGCGCTTCACGACCCTCAACCCCGCGACCGCCGAGCCGATCCTGGACGTGGCCGAAGGGGACGGTCCGGACATCGATCTCGCCGTGCGCGCCGCTCGGGCCGCGCTCGATGGCGCCTGGGGCAAGATGTCCGCCTCCGAGCGCGGCGTCCTCCTCTGGAAGCTGGCCGACCTCCTCGAGAAGAACAAAGACGAGCTGGCCCGGCTGGAGACGCTCGACACCGGAAAGCCGATCGCCGAATCCTCGCGCATCGACATTCCCCTGGCCGTGGACGTGCTCCGCTACTGCGCGGGCGCCGCGACCAAGCTCGAGGGGAGCACCATCCCCGTGAGCGGCCCCTTCTTCAACTACACGCTGAAGGAGCCGATCGGCGTCGTGGGGCTGATCGTCCCCTGGAACTTCCCCATCTTGATGGCAGCTCGAAAGGTGGCGCCCGCGCTCGCCGCGGGAAACGCCGTGGTCCTGAAGCCGGCCGAGGAATCGCCGCTCACGGCGCTCCGCCTGGGCGAGCTCGCCCTGGAAGCGGGGCTTCCCCCGGGCGCGCTGAACGTGGTGCCGGGGTACGGCCCCACGGCGGGCGCCGCGCTCGTGGCGCATCCCGGCGTGGCGGGGATCGCGTTCACCGGCGAGACCGGAACGGGGCGGCTCATCATGCAGAACGCCTCGGGCACGCTGAAGAAGCTGTCGCTCGAGCTGGGAGGCAAGTCGCCGAACATCGTGCTCGAAGACGCGGACATGGAGACGGCCGCGCGCGCGGCGATGGCGGCGATCTTCTACAACAAAGGCGAGGTCTGCACGGCGGGCTCGCGGCTCTTCGTCCAGAAGGGCGCCCACGACGCCCTGCTCGAGAAGGTGGTGGACCGCGCGAACAAGCTGGTCCAGGGCGATCCGATGGATTCCAAGACGCGCCTGGGACCGCAGATCTCCGAGGCGCAGGTGGACCGCATCCGCCGCTACGTGGAGATCGGATCGAAGGAGGGCGCGCGCCTCGCGCTGGGCGGCGAGCCCGCGCGGGTCGGCAACGGCAAGGGCTACTTCTGGAAGCCGACCATCTTCGACGGCGTGAAGAACGACATGACCATCGCGCGCGAGGAGATCTTCGGCCCCGTGCTCGCGGTGCTCGCTTTCGACAGCTTCGACGACGCGATCGCGATGGCGAACGACACCGCCTACGGCCTGGCCGCGGCGGTCTGGACCCGCGACGTGAAGAAGGCGCACCAGGCGGCCCGACGGCTGCAGGCGGGAACGGTCTGGATCAACACCTACAACATGTACGACGCCGCCTCGCCCTACGGCGGCATGAAGTCCTCGGGCTTCGGCCGCGAATCGGGACTGGCCGGCCTCGAGTTCTACTCCCAGACGAAGAGCGTCTGGGTGGATCTCTCGTGAGGGAGGGCCGGAAGCCCCCGACGCCGTGCCGGACCCCAGTTCCATAGGAGCGCCGATCGCCTGGCCGGTCGGCCCGCTTCCCGACGCCGCGCCATCCGGGGCCGCCGCATCCAGACCCCCCGATCTCTCGATCATTCTGCCCGTCTACAACGAGCGCGAGAGCCTGCCGCCGCTGATCGCCGAGATCCATGCCGCGCTCCGCGGCACGCCACACTCCTACGAAATCCTGCTCGTCGACGACGGCAGCACCGACGGAAGCGCCGAGGTGATCCGCGCGGCGGCGCTCGAGTCCCCCGCCGTCACGGGGATCGTCTTCGAGAAGAACGCGGGCCAGAGCGCCGCCTTCGCCGCCGGGTTCCGCTTCGCGCGCGGGGACGTGCTGATTACCATGGACGCCGACGGCCAGAACGACCCGGCCGACATCCCCGTCCTCCTGGCCGCGCTCGAGAACGCCGACGTCGCCGCGGGCATCCGCGCGGCGCGCGCCGACGGATGGCGACGGCGCGCGTCGTCGAAGATCGCGAACGCGGTGCGGCGCGCCGTCGTCGGCGACCACATCGTCGACACCGGCTGCTCGCTCAAGGCCTACCGCCGCCGCGCGGTGGAGGGGATTCCCTTCTTCGCCGGCGCGCATCGATTTCTCGCCGGCATCTGCGAGATGCGGGGCGCCCGCGTCGCGCAGATTCCGGTCCGGCACCGTCCGCGCCTTCGCGGCGTCTCCAAGTACGGCGTCGGCAACCGCCTCTTCCGGGGCATCCGCGACCTGATCGGCGTCCGCTGGCTCCGGTCGCGCCTGCTCCAGTTCCGTGTCCGGGAGGTCATCCATGGATAAGTGGTTCTCTTCGGCGCCCATGTGGTACGTGGTGGGACTGGTGGGCCAGATCCTCTTCGGCTCGCGGTTCTTCGTGCAGTGGGTCGCCTCGGAATGGGCGAAGCGCCCGGTGTTCCCCCGCGGCTTCTGGTATCTGAGCCTCGTGGGCGGCTGCGCGCTGTTCGTCTACGCCCTGCATCAGAAGGATCCGGTCTTCGCGATCGGGCAGGGCGCGGGTCTTCTCGTCTACGCGCGCAACCTCATGCTGGATCACCGGCCGCAGGCGGCCGCCGTACCCAGCGCGCCCTGACCCTCTCTCGTCTCGCCTGGGCGGGGCCGGCGCTCGCGCTCATCCTCACGTGCGGCGCCCTCGGCCTGATGGAGCCGACCGACGCCCGCTACGCCGAGATCGGGCGCGAGATGGTCGCCAGCGGCGACTGGCTGATTCCGCGGCTGAACGGCGTGACGCACCTGGACAAGCCGCCGGTGGCCTACTGGGCCGCGGCCGCGGGGATGCAGGTGCTGGGTGTGAACGCGGCCGGGGCCCGCATCGGCGCGGCCCTCGCGGCCGCGTTCCTCTTCTGGGCCGCCGCCTGCATCGCGCGCCGAGCCGGGGTCGCGCCGCGCGAGTCCTTCCTGGCGCCCCTCGTCCTTGCCTCGAGCGCCCTCGCGTTCGCCCTCTCGCGCCTGCTCGCGACCGACATTTTCCTCGCGGCGGCCGTCGCCGCCTTCTATGTCGCCTGGCTCGCGCCGGAAGGGCGCGGGCGCCTGTGGATGTTCGTGGCGCTGGGGCTGGGATTCCTGATCAAGGGGCCGGTCGTCTTCGTGCACACGCTGCTTCCGCTCTTTGTCGCGGCGCTGTGGCGCCGGGATCGCGGCGTGCTCGCGGGGCTGGGCAGCCGCCTGGGCTGGGCGGTCTTCGCGCTGGTCGCGTTTCCCTGGTACGTCATCGTGGCCGAGCAGACGCCGGGACTCCTCGGATGGCTCCTCAAGAAGGAGATCTGGCTGCGCTACACGAGCACGGTCCATCACCGTCCCGGACCGCCCTGGTACTTCGCGGCGATCCTGGTGGCGGGGGCGCTGCCGTGGACGGCCGCGGCCCTCGACGGGCTCTTCCGGAGCGCGCGCGGCGCGGCGCGGTCGCCCACCCCTGCCGCGTCGGCGCTCGTCGCGTGGGCCGTCGTGCCGGTGCTCTTCTTCTCGGCCTCCGGCTCGAAGCTCCCCGCGTACGTACTCCCGGAGCTGACGGCCGTCGCGATCCTGGCGGCCTGCGCGCTCGCGCGCTCCGCGTGCCTGGCGCGCTGGGGAACGGCGTCGCTCTTCGCCGCGCTCGCGATCGCGATCGAAGCGGCGGGACCGCGCGCGCTGGCCGGTCTGGTGGGCGCGCAGCACGCCGCGACCCTGCCGCTCCCGCCGCTCGCCCACGTCGCGGCGGCCACGTTCGCCGCCGGCGCGATCGCGGCGGCTGCGCGCATGCCGGCCGCCGCCGCGATCGCGGGGCTCGCCGCGTGGTACGGTCTCCTGGGCGGGGCGCGCGCCATCGAGGGGCCGCTCGGATCCCCCGTGCAGGTTGCGGGGATCATGGAGCGCACGCGCCAGCCGGGGGAGCCGGTCATCGAGCTGGGCGCCTTCTCGGCGGGGCTTCCCTTCTATGCGGGCGCGACGATCCCGATGGTGGACGTGCCGCGCTCCGAGGCGTTCGAATCGCCGGGTACCGAGCGCCGGGCGTTTCTGGACGAGAGCGCCCTCCCCGCGCTGATCCGGGGCTCGGGCCGCGTCTGGGTCTACGGCCCGCGCGACCGCGCCGCACGGGAAGCCGATACCCTGGGGGTCCGCTACGAAGTGGTGGCGCGCACCCGGAATCGAGAGCTGGGATTGCTCGAGCCGATGCCGCCCAGCACCGGCATCGTGCGATAGGAGGACCCATGTCCGAAGTACGGCTGGAACGGCGCGGCTTGATCGCGCTCCTTACCTTGAACCGTCCCGACGCCTTGAATGCGCTCTCGGTTTCGATGGCCTCGGAGCTGGCCCTGGCCGTCGAGGAAGCATCGCGGAGCGAGGACGTGCGCATCATCGTCATCACCGGCGAAGGGCGGGCCTTCTCGGCGGGGGGCGACATTGGGTTCATGAAGAAGGTCATCGATCAGGGGGGGCGGTTCGAGGATTTCGAGCCGCTGGTGGGTGGCGGCCCGGGCGTCGTTCGCGCCATCGTGCGCGCGAAGGTGCCCGTCCTCGCGGCCGTCAACGGTGTCGCGGCAGGCGGGGGAATGAGCCTGGCCCTGGCGTGCGACATCCGGTGGGCGGCCGAGGGAGCGCGCTTTGGGCAGTCCTTCGTCAAGATCGGTCTTCATCCCGATTGGGGGGCCGTGTACACCCTCCCCCGTCTGGTTGGCGTCTCCCGCGCGCTCGAGTTGATGTGGACCGGCGACCTCATCGGCGCGGTCGAAGCCGAGCGGATCGGGCTGGTGAGCCGGGTGCTGCCTCCGGATCGCCTTCTGCCCGAGATGCTCGACTTCGCGACGCGCCTGGCGCGCGGCCCCGATATCGCTCTGTCCGAGATCAAGCGCTCGGTAGGCGAGTCGCTCGGATACACCCTGGAAGAGGCGCTGGCCCGGGAGTTGAACGCGCAGGAGCGCTGCTGGGGAACGGCCGACGCGAAGGAGGGGATCAAGGCGTTCCTGGAAAAGCGCGAGGCGAAGTTCGAGGGACGCTAGTCCCCGTCGGCCATTCGATAGCCCACGCCCGTCTCGGTGAGGAGAAGCCGCGGACGCGCGGGCTCCGCCTCCAGCTTGCATGATCCGGCATCGCCGGCGGGCGACGGCGGAGTCCTAGCCGCGCCTCCGTCTGGTGACGTTCCCGGGCTGGCGCCCGCCCATGGAACCGGGTAAGCTCCCGGCACGATCGACGAATAGCGGCAGGACCCCGAGGCGCCGGCAGGGCCGGCCCGCCGGTCCCCGTGACCCCGCGAACCAGGAGGACCGAACCGTGACCCCCGAGACCATGGCCGCGCCCAGCGGCCTCTGCACGTACCGCACCGAGAGCGGCATCGCGATCCTCGAGCTGTGCGATCCGCCGGCCAACACCTACACCTATGAAATGATGCGCGCGCTGGACGAGGCGATCTTGAAGGCGCGCTTCGACGAGAACGTGCACGTCATCCTGCTCCGCGGCGCGGGCGACAAGTTCTTCTGCGCGGGCGCGAATATCAAGATGCTCCAGACCGCCAATCCGGTCTTCAAGTACTACTTCTGCCTCCACGCCAACGAGACGCTGAACCGCCTGGAGCAGACGCCCAAGCTGGTGATCGCGGCGCTGAACGGCCACTGCGTCGGCGGCGGCCTGGAGATCGCGATGGCGGCGGATATCCGGATCGCGAAGAAGGGCGCGGGCAAGATCGGTCTTCCGGAAGTAACGCTGGGCGTCCTCCCCGGCACCGGCGGCACGCAGCGCCTGGGCCGGCTGGTCGGGAAGCCGCGCGCGATCGAGATGATGGCGCTGGGCTCCACCTTCTCCTTCGAGGAAGCCGAGCAGATGGGGCTGGTCAACCACGTCTGGGACGCCGAGGGCTTCGACGCCAAGATCATGGAGTTCGCGCGGCAGTTCACGCCGCCGAACAAGGCCTCGAAGGCCGTCGGCCGGATCAAGCGCTCCGTGCAATCGGGGCTGGAGGCCGCATTCGGCGAAGGGCTCGCCATCGAGCGCGAGCTGCAGCAGCAGCTCTTCCAGAGCGAGGACGCGAAGGAAGGGCTGACCGCCTACGTCGAGAAGCGCGCCGCCAAGTTCAGCGGCAAGTAGTCCTCGCGCCGTGACGCCGCCGGTCGCTCCGCGGGAGCGGATGGTGCTGCGCGCGGCGCGCGAGATCCAGGAGGGGGAGACCGTGTTCGTGGGAACGCGGCTTCCCCTTCTCGCGTATCTGGTCGCCAAGCGCACGCACGCGCCGCATGCCGTGGCGCTGTACGAGAACGGGCTCATCCGCGAAGAGGCCGCGCGCGAGCTTCTCTTCACGATGGGCGATCCGCCGAACATCCTGGACGCGACCATGGCGTCGACCACGATCGACGTCATGGGGATGCTGGCGGCGGGACGCGTGGACCTCGGCCTCCTGGGCGGCGCCGAAGTCGACCGCTACGGCAACGTGAACTCGACCGAGGTCCCGGGGCGGGACGGCGGCATCACGCGGCTTCCGGGAAGCGGCGGCGCGGCCGACATCATCGCGCTGGCGCGACGCACGGTGATCCTGATGCCGCAGGAGAAGCGGCGGCTGGTTCCGCGCGTGTCGTTCCGCACGTCGCCGGGGCGAGGGGACGGCCCGGGATGGCGCGCGGCGCAGGGCCTTCCGCCGGGCGGGCCCAGCGCCATCGTCACGACGGTCGCGGTCTTCCGCTTCGACGCCGTGATCGAAGAGGCGTTCCTTTCCGAGATCTATCCCGGCCTCTCCGTGGACCACGCCCTCGTGGGCATGAGCTGGGAGCCGCGCATCCAGCAGCCGATCGGCCTCACGCCGCCGTTCACGGACGAGGAGATCGGCGCGCTCCGAGCCATCGACCCCGAGGGGTTCTGGACCGGCACGCGCGCCTAGCGCGCTGGACACCGAAGCTCCTTCCCCACTATTCTCCGCCTCATCGGGCCACACACATCACGAGGAGGGGTCAATGATGCGAACGGTCGCACTCGCAGTGCTTGCGCTCGCCCTGGCCGCGGGCGTCGCGTCCGCGGCGCCGGTCGGCGTCGGCGTCGGAGCCTTCGGGGGTCTCAGCTACCCCATTCTCCAGGACGACGTGGGGAACGGCTCCGTGTACGGACTCCGCGTACCCGTCCGACTCCTGCCCATGATCACGGTCGAGCCCTACTGGCTCACCGGCAAGATGGACGACGCCACGGAGACGATCGGCGGCGTGGAGTACACGCGCGACGGCTTCGACAACAAGGGATTCGGCGCGAACGCCATCCTGGGCCGCGTGGGCGGGGCGGGCTTCCACTTCTATCCCTTCGGCGGGATCGGCTCGCACAAGCTGACGCGCGCCGGAACGCCCGAGATCAAGGAGACGGCCTACAACTTCGGGCTGGGATTCGGGATCTCGCCGACGCCCAAGGTGTCGCTCCAGATCCGCGGCGAAGTGAACATGATCAAGACCGGCGACACGTCGCGCAAGTTCGGGAACGCGACCGTCGGCTTGAACTACGACCTCTTACCCTGACGGGAGGCGCGCGATGAAGAATCTGCGATGGATTCTGCCCTGCTTGGCGCTCGTGCTCTTCGCGCCGGGCTGCATTCTGACGTCGGGCCAGTTCACGCTCGACTTCGATCTGCCGGACGTCACCGCCACCAGCGCGACGGGAATCGTGGGCGAGCAGATCGACCTGAACGATGAGAGCGACTACAAGGACCACAAGGACAACGTCAAGGACATCTCCGACTTCGCGGTCCTCGGCACGTTCCACAACACGGGCCTGACGGACGTGGACATCGAGGTCTACATGACCCGCGACCTCACGACGCTGACCGACGCCGCCACGATCCGGTCGACGGGCATCAAGCTCTGGGGCCCCTTCCAGGTCCCGGCCGGCGGCACGAAGACGATCGACTGGGATGCCTCGGCGGCGCTCTTCACGGCGGCCGGCAAGGCCGCGGTGCTCCAGGAGGCCAAGGGCGACGGCAACTTCACGCTCTACGCCGTCGGCTCCGCGGGCACCTACCAGTTCGACGTGGAAAACGGAAAGCTGGTGCTGGTGATCGACGTCGGAATCTGAGCTGAATCCAGGGACGTTCGGATGGACCGGCGGGCTCCGATCTGGAGCCCGCCTTCGTTTTGCTCTACACTCCGGGCACTCCCCGCGAGAAACCGCCTGAACCGGAGGTCCCCATGGTCGTAGCGCGCCCCGCTCCGCGCTGGTATCGGTTCGCTTTGGGCTCCCTGATCGCATTGGCCGCCGTGCCATGCGCCGGCTCGCCCGCGTGGGACCCCATCGGCCCCCAGGATCTGAAGATCGCCCGGGCGCAAGTGGACAGCACGGCCGACGCCGAGGCGCTCTTCTGGAAGATCCAGGTCGAGGACGCATGGACCGGTTCGTCGCTCTACTCCGATTATTTCCAGTACATACGGATCCAGGTCTTCAACGAACGGGGGGCTGCCGCCCACAACCAGGTCGCCGTTCCCTACGACAGCAAGACCAAGATCCTCGACCTCCAGGCCCGGGTGGTCGGTCCGAACGGCATCGTGAAGGAGATCGCGAAGAGCGCGGTGTTCGAGCGCACCCTGCTCAAGGCCGGCGGCCGCAAGATCAAGGAGAAGTCGTTCGCCGTCCCCGATCTCAAGCCCGGCTCGATCCTGGAATACCGCTGGACCCAGCGGCGGTACGACCGGCTCGCGAACTACCTTCAGGTCGATCTGCAGCGTGGAATTCCGGTCCGTTCCCTGGAGTTGCGCATGAAGCCGCTCGAGATTCCCGGGTCGGACTTGCAGTTCCGGATCAGCTCGTTCCACGGGCCGACCCCCTCCTTCGATGACGCCCCGGGCGGATTCCACGTGGCCGAGTTCCGGAACGTCGAAGCGTTCCACTCCGAACCGCGAATGCCGCCGGAGAACGCCGTGCGCCACTGGATCCTGCTTCAATACCGATCGGGGATCGAGCCACCGCCGACGGAAGCCTGGAAGCGTTACGCCAAGACAGCCTGTGAGTCCTGGGGCCCGCGCCTGCGCTCCGACGGAGCCGTCAAGAAGGCGGCCGCCGATGCGGTTGCGGGCGCATCCTCCGAACCGGAGAAGATCCGCAGGCTCGCGGCGTTCTGCCGGTCGCATGTCCGGAACATCGAGGAGGACGCGGTCGGAGCTCCGCCTGTGCCGGACGACGCCAAAAAGAACGATAGCCCCGGCGAAACGTTGAAGAGCGGCGCCGGCGGCTCGTTTGACATCCAGTGCCTCCTTGCCGCCATGGCAACGACGGCCGGCCTGCAGGCGCGCATCGCCCTCCTTCCCGACCCGGACGAGGGCGCCTTCCAGCCTGAGTCGTTCACCCCGTACTTCTGGACCGAGAGCTGCGTCGCTGTTTGGGTCGACGGGGCCTGGACCTTCTTGAATCCGGCGGAGCGATACACGCGGGAGTGTGCCCTGCCCGCGCGCCAGGAGGGTCGCCAGGCTCTTCTCTTGGACGCCGACAACCCGCGCTTCCTTCCCACCCCGGTGTCCCCGCCGCTGGACTCCCAGGGTCGCCGACGCGGAGTCTTCCAGCTCGGCCCGGACGGAGCGCTGGAAGGTGACGTCACGATCCAGTACTCGGGGCACTGGGGCGAGGAGATGAAGGAGGAGGCGGACGACGTGTCGGCGGAGCAGCGGGAGAAGAACTACCGCGAACAGCTCCGCTCGCGCATGAGCGCGGCCGAGGTGAGTGCCCTCCGCTTCGATCATGCTTTGGATGCCGACGGCCCGTACACCGTCTCGTATCACGTACGCGTGCCGGACTACGCCACGCGCGTCGGCAAGCGGCTCATCTTCGACCCCGCCATTTTTGAGACCGGCCGGACGCCCGAGTTCCGGTCCGCCGTCCGCCGCTTCCCAGTCT includes:
- a CDS encoding 3-hydroxyacyl-CoA dehydrogenase NAD-binding domain-containing protein; this encodes MGSLKVQNIAVIGAGVMGRGIALVSALAGFETRVVETNAAAAQSARGELEKILARGREKGDWDDAALARATKNLGWSETLAGAQGCDLVIEAVPESIALKAEVYQGIASHLAPEAVIATNTSSLSITELAATSGRPARFVGMHFFNPVHRMRLIELVKGLETDDATLATADEVSKQMGKETVLVRESPGFVTSRVNVLIGNEAFHMLESGVASARDIDKALKLGLNHPMGPFELVDLVGLDTRLSILEYLHRSLGERFRPNPLLIQYVKAGRLGRKVGRGIYEYSR
- a CDS encoding aldehyde dehydrogenase family protein; translated protein: MAPSDTIPATLLASGGKLLIGAEWREAASGKRFTTLNPATAEPILDVAEGDGPDIDLAVRAARAALDGAWGKMSASERGVLLWKLADLLEKNKDELARLETLDTGKPIAESSRIDIPLAVDVLRYCAGAATKLEGSTIPVSGPFFNYTLKEPIGVVGLIVPWNFPILMAARKVAPALAAGNAVVLKPAEESPLTALRLGELALEAGLPPGALNVVPGYGPTAGAALVAHPGVAGIAFTGETGTGRLIMQNASGTLKKLSLELGGKSPNIVLEDADMETAARAAMAAIFYNKGEVCTAGSRLFVQKGAHDALLEKVVDRANKLVQGDPMDSKTRLGPQISEAQVDRIRRYVEIGSKEGARLALGGEPARVGNGKGYFWKPTIFDGVKNDMTIAREEIFGPVLAVLAFDSFDDAIAMANDTAYGLAAAVWTRDVKKAHQAARRLQAGTVWINTYNMYDAASPYGGMKSSGFGRESGLAGLEFYSQTKSVWVDLS
- a CDS encoding glycosyltransferase family 2 protein; translation: MPDPSSIGAPIAWPVGPLPDAAPSGAAASRPPDLSIILPVYNERESLPPLIAEIHAALRGTPHSYEILLVDDGSTDGSAEVIRAAALESPAVTGIVFEKNAGQSAAFAAGFRFARGDVLITMDADGQNDPADIPVLLAALENADVAAGIRAARADGWRRRASSKIANAVRRAVVGDHIVDTGCSLKAYRRRAVEGIPFFAGAHRFLAGICEMRGARVAQIPVRHRPRLRGVSKYGVGNRLFRGIRDLIGVRWLRSRLLQFRVREVIHG
- a CDS encoding lipid-A-disaccharide synthase N-terminal domain-containing protein, which produces MDKWFSSAPMWYVVGLVGQILFGSRFFVQWVASEWAKRPVFPRGFWYLSLVGGCALFVYALHQKDPVFAIGQGAGLLVYARNLMLDHRPQAAAVPSAP
- a CDS encoding phospholipid carrier-dependent glycosyltransferase, coding for MEPTDARYAEIGREMVASGDWLIPRLNGVTHLDKPPVAYWAAAAGMQVLGVNAAGARIGAALAAAFLFWAAACIARRAGVAPRESFLAPLVLASSALAFALSRLLATDIFLAAAVAAFYVAWLAPEGRGRLWMFVALGLGFLIKGPVVFVHTLLPLFVAALWRRDRGVLAGLGSRLGWAVFALVAFPWYVIVAEQTPGLLGWLLKKEIWLRYTSTVHHRPGPPWYFAAILVAGALPWTAAALDGLFRSARGAARSPTPAASALVAWAVVPVLFFSASGSKLPAYVLPELTAVAILAACALARSACLARWGTASLFAALAIAIEAAGPRALAGLVGAQHAATLPLPPLAHVAAATFAAGAIAAAARMPAAAAIAGLAAWYGLLGGARAIEGPLGSPVQVAGIMERTRQPGEPVIELGAFSAGLPFYAGATIPMVDVPRSEAFESPGTERRAFLDESALPALIRGSGRVWVYGPRDRAAREADTLGVRYEVVARTRNRELGLLEPMPPSTGIVR
- a CDS encoding enoyl-CoA hydratase-related protein codes for the protein MSEVRLERRGLIALLTLNRPDALNALSVSMASELALAVEEASRSEDVRIIVITGEGRAFSAGGDIGFMKKVIDQGGRFEDFEPLVGGGPGVVRAIVRAKVPVLAAVNGVAAGGGMSLALACDIRWAAEGARFGQSFVKIGLHPDWGAVYTLPRLVGVSRALELMWTGDLIGAVEAERIGLVSRVLPPDRLLPEMLDFATRLARGPDIALSEIKRSVGESLGYTLEEALARELNAQERCWGTADAKEGIKAFLEKREAKFEGR
- a CDS encoding enoyl-CoA hydratase-related protein; this translates as MTPETMAAPSGLCTYRTESGIAILELCDPPANTYTYEMMRALDEAILKARFDENVHVILLRGAGDKFFCAGANIKMLQTANPVFKYYFCLHANETLNRLEQTPKLVIAALNGHCVGGGLEIAMAADIRIAKKGAGKIGLPEVTLGVLPGTGGTQRLGRLVGKPRAIEMMALGSTFSFEEAEQMGLVNHVWDAEGFDAKIMEFARQFTPPNKASKAVGRIKRSVQSGLEAAFGEGLAIERELQQQLFQSEDAKEGLTAYVEKRAAKFSGK
- a CDS encoding CoA-transferase, with the protein product MTPPVAPRERMVLRAAREIQEGETVFVGTRLPLLAYLVAKRTHAPHAVALYENGLIREEAARELLFTMGDPPNILDATMASTTIDVMGMLAAGRVDLGLLGGAEVDRYGNVNSTEVPGRDGGITRLPGSGGAADIIALARRTVILMPQEKRRLVPRVSFRTSPGRGDGPGWRAAQGLPPGGPSAIVTTVAVFRFDAVIEEAFLSEIYPGLSVDHALVGMSWEPRIQQPIGLTPPFTDEEIGALRAIDPEGFWTGTRA
- a CDS encoding outer membrane beta-barrel protein; the encoded protein is MMRTVALAVLALALAAGVASAAPVGVGVGAFGGLSYPILQDDVGNGSVYGLRVPVRLLPMITVEPYWLTGKMDDATETIGGVEYTRDGFDNKGFGANAILGRVGGAGFHFYPFGGIGSHKLTRAGTPEIKETAYNFGLGFGISPTPKVSLQIRGEVNMIKTGDTSRKFGNATVGLNYDLLP
- a CDS encoding DUF3857 and transglutaminase domain-containing protein — its product is MVVARPAPRWYRFALGSLIALAAVPCAGSPAWDPIGPQDLKIARAQVDSTADAEALFWKIQVEDAWTGSSLYSDYFQYIRIQVFNERGAAAHNQVAVPYDSKTKILDLQARVVGPNGIVKEIAKSAVFERTLLKAGGRKIKEKSFAVPDLKPGSILEYRWTQRRYDRLANYLQVDLQRGIPVRSLELRMKPLEIPGSDLQFRISSFHGPTPSFDDAPGGFHVAEFRNVEAFHSEPRMPPENAVRHWILLQYRSGIEPPPTEAWKRYAKTACESWGPRLRSDGAVKKAAADAVAGASSEPEKIRRLAAFCRSHVRNIEEDAVGAPPVPDDAKKNDSPGETLKSGAGGSFDIQCLLAAMATTAGLQARIALLPDPDEGAFQPESFTPYFWTESCVAVWVDGAWTFLNPAERYTRECALPARQEGRQALLLDADNPRFLPTPVSPPLDSQGRRRGVFQLGPDGALEGDVTIQYSGHWGEEMKEEADDVSAEQREKNYREQLRSRMSAAEVSALRFDHALDADGPYTVSYHVRVPDYATRVGKRLIFDPAIFETGRTPEFRSAVRRFPVSFPYSWSEDDSIVVRLPAGFSAEGLPQLAPLTFPNLGGYDGLLATSMDGTSLLFRRRFEFGRNGTLDFPASEYPTLKKAFDTIAERDAMAVSLTTASAAEGR